The genomic interval TTCCAGCAGTGGGACGCAGGTCAGAGTGCCTCAGTACAATGCCCACAAGCCCTGGAGGAATCAGACCAAACATGGTCACCATGCCTCAGTAAgtgtctaaaaaaaaaaaaaagaaaaagtaatAGAATACAACTAAAATGTTTAGATTACCATACAAGGACATTTTTAAGAAAGATGGCTATGGTTTCATAAAAAAGTGAATTTTGTGAACCGTTTGCGTTTCTCCATAGGAGTCAGGACCCCACTGCCCACTGATGGACCCTCAGGTTGCCCCCTCTTCTCTACAACAGAAGCAGAACAGGACTGCAGAGTGCCAGGATGCAGGCACCACTCGGGCTCTTCCTCGTGCCCATGTCATCACCCCAAACATGCCTTCCCTAGAGCCTTCAGTTCCCCCTTCTTCTCGGGGTATCTACAGCAGTGCAAATAGTGTCTCCACCGCAAGCTCTGTGCTCTCCGCTGCCTGTTCTGCAACCAGAACCATGGACAGCTGGAGATCCACGGTCCCTTCAGTGCGAATCTCAAACTGTAACCCCATTCCTGCACAAGGTATCTCTCACCAGGGAACCCAGTCCAGCACTGCAACTCGCCCCCTCGATCACCAGGAGCCCAAAACGAATAATCagtcacctcctctcatccatCAAGGGCAGGGCAGACCTCTTCATTCTCCAGCAGGGTCCTCGGCTTCTCCTTCTCTCAGCTCAGGGTTCCAGAGATCAGGAAATAGTGTGATCACCAGCAGGGCCTCAAATAACATCCCACAGGTTGCCAGTTCACCCCTCCAGCACCCCAAACCTGGAGCACCAGCCACTGTGAATGCAGCTCCTCACCCCCGTCAATCTGATCCACAGTATCCTAAGCTGCCTTACCAGGCAGTCCCGACAGGGTCTCGGGCTTCTCCTGCCCGGACGTATCAAAGGCCCCAGTCTATTGAGGATGCACTGAAAAAGCTTGACGCTGAGCTCCAGGGCCACATGCGAGCTGAAGGGAAAGGCAGGGAACAGGATGATGAGGAGAAaaaacagaagagagagaggaaggaaggaGGGATGACGGTACCTGGTGAGTCTTCAACTAAGAGTCTGGAGTGCTTGTTCTCAAATAGTGCTACtgaaccaccccctccacatcTGTCTCCAGCCATCACACCTTCCTCAGTCTCGCCGCCAAGCCAGACGTCACCACCTTTTCCCTGGTTGAGTCGGGGTGGTGTGTCCATTCGTCCATCCGTACCTGGCGCAGTGCCGTTGGAAAGGTCTCGACcgcctcctctcactcctcaaaCGGACTATGCGCGTGAGAAGCAGAGGCAGCGGGAACGGTGGAACAGTGGAGCTTCACTCAGTCCCCCAACACACAATACCTCAGGGATTCCCGCACCCGAATACCCCTGTAGGCCAGAACCAACGGATTCCTTGGATAACCAGACAGTACAGATGAGCCCCTGCTCATCCAAAGACACTCCTGTTCATAAAAGCCCTCTTGAGGTAAGGGCTGTGGGTACTATCCCAAATCCTACAACCTTACGAGAACCCCCAAAACTCTACCAGGCCTTCTCCAGGGAACCTTGCCCATTAACGGGCATGAATACAGGCAACCTCCATAAGCTTGGTAGTCTTGGGAGCAGTGCAAGTACATGCAGTGGGGATTCAGACACTGCCCAGTTTGAGGAGGAACCATCCGAACTGTTGCCTGATGGTTTGGCGAACATCATGAAGATGTTGGACGAGTCCATTAAGAAAGAGGAAGAGCTCTACTCTGGTCAAGATGGTGGACGGACCGATCCAGACCCGCCATTTTCTGTCAATGTGGCTCCCATGAAGAATTATCTGTGTGCCCCGGACCTCATGCCTGCCCTCAAACAAACATCCACTGAGGAATATTTAACGGACACCCATGCTAGTCCTCCTGTCTTGAGTCGTCAAGGTTCATTGGCTTCCCCATGCAGTCGTACCTCTTCagttgaggaagaggaggagatgcTGAAGATTATGCCAAAACCTGCCAATGCCATCAGTACTCACGACAGTGGTGTTAACATCACAGGAACAAACTATCGCCATAGTGATCTGGCCAAGCTGTACGGACTCCCAGAGGCTGTGAAAAGCGAGTGcgaggaggatgaagatgatGTGGAACAAGAGGACAATACACCTTCCTGTTCCCCACCACCGCTGAGGCCACATCTGCATCAGACGGGTGTGAACAGCATGTTTAAGAACTTGGCTTCTGTGCTGGAAAGCCAGAAATATGCCTACCGAGGAGGGCCGTTTGGTCGACCACCTCCATCTGCTCTGGTAGGAGTCAAGTACTCATCCTCTCTGTCACTTGGCCCAGATATCTGCAGACAACAAAGCACTTCTCCCACATCAGGTTCAACCACACATCCAGGATTTAATAAGTCCCAACCCCCAGTAAATACTACCTCAGAGCAAATCCACCCTCTCTCACCGTCAAGATGGGCACcagagagaaaagaagagatTATGGTAAGTCGGTCAGATCACTCTGGAcatgagggggaggagagggtgaggaaggCCCCCAGAGATGAAGAGGATTCCAGGATTGTACAAGACTCCACAGAGGTTGTAAGGAGGCCCAAACTTACAACTATCTCAGAATCTTCACTTGCAGAACTGGGCCGCAGTTGTGAGATGATGTTGAACCAACCTAAACTTCCCTCCAAGTCGGACCACAGCAGGTCTGGGGCACATAAGATGCACAAAcctgagaaagagagggatcaGAACCGGGAGCGAGAACATGACCCGGAaaggaaacacaaacacagcagcagTAGCAAAAAACatgaggagaggaaggagaggaaaaAGAAACATAGAGAAAAACGAGAGGATATGTccctctcttcatcctcctcctcttcgtcatcttcatcatcaagCTCCAGCCGGCGACACAAAGAGGGCAAACCTTACAAAGACAAGAGAGGTAACATGGACCTTCAGAGTAAAGAGATCCGGGAGaaggatagagaaagagagggaaagagaaagaaagaagcaGCAAGTGAGAGGGAGGAATGGGTGTCTGGGTGCAGGGAGAAGGGCATTGACTACGAAAGTGCTAGATTAGATCATCTATCACCTTCATGTGCACTGGGGTCAGCAGATTTCCAGAAGCTGAAGGCCCTGACGGATGGACCACCCAAAGAACTAAAGATTCGTTTGATTAAAGTGGAGAGTGGAGACAGGGAGACCTTCATTGCATCTGAAGTAGAGGAGAAGAGAATTCCATTGGAGGAGATCAGCATCAAGAACACAGCCAGTGAAATCATCAGATCTTGCAAGTGAGTGATGGTTGAGCTTTAAAGGTTGGTAGTCCTTACATAAATTCTTTGTAACGTCACTTGAACCCATGAGTGAGAACTTTTAATTGGATTGATGTTTTATGCCAATGATTTATAGTACAGGTCCTCACTATAGGAACAGAAAATGAATAAGAAATGTAAAAGTATTACATACAAAATAAATGAAGGCAGCCCtgataatttgtttttgtttgtttctccctcttctcctcaATGTTTTAGGGGAGCCCGTGTTAGGGGAAAGTTCAGAGAGTCCTACTTGCACCCAGCCTTCTCAGTGAAGCCAATTTTGAATGTGGAGCTCCCGATCCCACGGGAAAAACTCAACCCTCCTACACCGAGCATCTATGTAAGCACCTTATACACACGTTCTTGATGGCTGCTGCCTGTCTTTACACGTGCACTTACTGCACTTCTGTAGCTCCGTTTCTGTAGATCTCTGGAACCATGTATCTCAGTTTCTGTAGAAATGGCATTTCTCACACTACATCCCAAAGCTTTTTGCTAAATGCATAATGGTGACCACCACTATTGTGCCAAAGCTAAATATGAGTATTCTGTTCTTTTCGGGTCTCCCATGTTGCCTTGCAGCTGGAGAGCAAGAGGGATGCCCTTTCTCCTGTGTTGCTACAGTTCTGCACAGACCCCAAGAACCCCATTACTGTCATCAGAGGCCTGGCAGGTTCCCTTAGGCTGAGTGAGTACCACAGCACTGCAGTGCTGTCCTCTTCACTACCTTCATTACCAACCTAGGATGGAGACTTGAGACTTGCCACAGCACAGTTCCCACAGTCGCGTGTCATTTTTGCTGACTAAATCTTTCTCACTGCTCTTTCCCTGAACAGACCTGGGTCTGTTCTCCACCAAGTCGCTGGTGGAGGCAAATGGTGACCATGCTGTGGAGGTGAGAACGCAGGTGCAGCAGCCAGCCGACGAGAACTGGGACCCCAACGGCACTGGGCAGATCTGGCCCTGCGAGAGCAGCCGAtcacacaccaccatctccaaATACGCCCAGTACCAAGCCTCCAGCTTCCAGGAAAGCCTGCAGGTTGGACTAACATTTATGTTTCTGAAGAGTGTCAGCCCTGGTGCACTGTATAATGTACATGTTTTACTCAAATATTTTTTTGGTCTGTTTCTTTAGGAAGAAAAAAGcagtgatgatgaggatgatgaggatgaagatgaaAAGAAGCCTGTTATTAACTTGGACAGCACAAGTAGCAACTGCTCCACTTCTGGTCCTaggtattttatatatttaatgtCAGTTTATGCCATATGtgaaaaattatatataaaattaaaattttATATCTGCTTCTTTGAAGGCTATCTATGGCCAATTAAAGCTAAGATCTTTCATGATCAGTTTTATTTAATACCCctccctctgtgtgtctctATTAGTAGCTCAGAGCAGAAACCTGGCGGGAAAATTATCAAATTTGGCACCAACATTGACCTCTCTGATCCCAAAAGGTAAGTGTTTTTCTAGAAGCTTCCATATGATTGTCttgctgccctctgctggtcaaTCGGTGATCTTCTTAATTACCATGTAGACAATAAAGTGATTTTGTAATATGTTTGTCAATTCTTGGctttgtgtgtgcaggtggaaaCCTCAGCTCCAGGAGCTACAGAAGTTGCCAGCATTCATGCGTGTGTCCTCTAGTGGCAACATGCTGAGTCACGTAGGCCATACCATCCTGGGCATGAACAGTGTGCAGCTCTACATGAAGGTCCCAGGCAGTCGCACACCAGGTCTGCACCCTCAGTGTAACCCTCACTAAATCACTATTATGGTTGTATTAATATGGAATCTGCCTAAATGTGTTACTCTGGCAGGCCATCAGCAATTTTTGTGAGAAGACATTTTTGCTTGATCAAATCGGTGTAAGGTTAAACTGCATTTAGTACATTTGTAGGGGAAGTGCTGTGTAAGGCAGTATGTTTATGCTTGGTATTGATTTCTGTGCTCGTGTGCCTGTTCATAGGTCACCAGGAGAACAATAATTTCTGCTCTGTGAACATCAACATTGGTCCTGGAGATTGTGAGTGGTTTGCTGTCCATGACGACTACTGGCAGGCAATCAGTGATTTTTGTGAGAAGTAAGAGACATTTATTTCTTGATTAAATCGGTGTAAGGTTGAACTGCATTTACCACTCTCAGTCTTGGATGATTTAAGATTAACATTTCAgaagattattattatgattttgaATATTCTGCAAGTCTGTACAAGCTCTTGTAACCATACCTTCCTGATCTCATCCAGGCATGGTGTGGACTATCTAACTGGCTCATGGTGGCCTGTGTTGGAGGATCTGTACTGCTCCAATATCCCAGTGTACCGCTTCATCCAGAGACCTGGAGACTTGGTGTGGATCAATGCAGGAACAGTGCACTGGGTGCAGGCTGTGGGCTGGTGCAATAATATTGCATGGAATGTGGGACCGCTTAATGGTAACTACCCGCCAATTGGCAAAATGCTGaatggggaggggtgggggactCTGTCCATAAGAAATTCACACTAACAAAGCCATATAAAGTACACACAGTATTAAATAAGGACGAATCTAGCTTTAATACTGTCCGAATTTAATGCATATTGAAGTGCTGgtttttctgcagtgttttgattgTATTTATGATGTGTTTTCAGCATACCAGTACCAGTTGGCTCTGGAAAGGTTTGAATGGAATGAGGTGAAGAAAGTGAAGTCCATCGTTCCGATGATCCACGTGTCCTGGAACATGGCTCGCACAGTCAAAATTTCTGACCCCACCGCTTACAAGATGATTAAGTGAGTACAACTACCTGAGGTAGTGCCAGGAGCACAGAGGCGCTGTTATTGCTATATAAAGACATTGTACATATTCAAATAGAGTCCTTGCCTTCCACAAATATGTTCAGTGTTGGCGTTTTGAAGTATTTTAAGCAGTTTGAAGGATTTTAGCAGAAGTGTACTGTAAATGGTAActgccttctctctcttgtcttGCACTCAGGCATTGTCTCCTGCAGTCTATGAAACACATTCAGATTCTGCGAGACCAACTTGTAGCAGAAGGGAAGAAGATCTCCTACCAGAGCAGAGTGAAAGATGAGCCAGCATACTATTGTAATGAGTGTGATGTGAGTGCTCCAGAGAACCCTGCTCATCACGTTACATCCCTCACTGCCTGGCCTGGTCTGTCCAAGCCACTTCATCCAAGCTCATGCAGAACCTTCACAACAGTCCTGTGAAAATGTCCATTTGACTTGGCAAACGTATATTGCAGGCATATGGTCTTAACCTGTGCATGTTTCCCCATTGTGAAGGTGGAGGTCTTCAACCTGCTGTTTGTGACGAGTGAGAACGGAAGCAAAAAGATGTACGTGGTGCACTGTGAGGACTGTGCCAGAGAGCGCAGCCCCAACCTCTGTAACGTAGTGGTGCTAGAACAATACCGCACAGAGGACCTGATGAACATCTATGACTCCTTCAGCTTGGTGAGAACACGcatgtgaatacacacacacatacacacttgtaCATCCATACATACACCAcaaatgctcacacacacacaccaagtaaGGCAGTCTTACTTTCACTCTTAGGAGCCTCATCATGCCCTGGGCACATGTACAGTCACATATAGTGCTCACACTCTGTTTGATATGCATACAATGTATTAAAAAATTGAGACACTACACATTTAAAAtggtttttattatattttttatttttaggccTCTGCCCCCAGTTCTCGGTGAAATCAACGCTGTCATCCCCACCCCAGCATCCCCAGCCATAACCAAAACTCCTGTTTGTCAGGACAAGTTATTTTAGAGAATTTTAGtcttttttttctacatttgcatttttaagtactactactactgctaatatTTGTGAACAGCCAATCATAAACCAGTTTACTTAGGATTGTTTACAATACCAAGCAGCCAATAAGACTCCAGTTTACTCTCAGCAACCCAACATACCAACCTCTGATTGGCCCTGAGGGACTTACAATGAAAGGCAGTTTGTGCTGTCATAGTACTGGCAGTAAAACATATATAAAAATGGcatctctgttttgtttttgtttttttttttttcgttgttgtttttttgtttttttttctccattttctttcttttggaTCATTCTGTTTCTGTGTTGAATACTGAAATGTGTAAATGCTGTTTGTACTTTTTATTGGTGctgttttttaattaatttattttcaaaactagAAAAGCCTAGCTATATACCACATTGGCCTTGTGACTTGTATTTAGTGAAGATATAAATGAAAAATACTAATAATAGATATATGAACATTTTTCTAAAGCATTAAgaattaaaaaatgcatttgttTGGAATTGTTCAAAATATACGGGTTTAAATGACTTTTTCAATTTTAGATACTGTCTCTGAGAATCTTTTTTGTGTTTATAATGTCATGGTATTTCCATGGGAAGAGAAATCCATTGTCATGACAAACGCATTTTAGGATTGCATCGGGTCATTTCCATTAAGGTTTCATTAATTTCTGTGAGAATACAATTTGTCATGAATTTGTTTAGTGAGTCGTGTTTTACCTTTTTGCTTAATATACAGATTTATtctcttgtttttattgtacatttttatttaactttcttttatttattgggtttaaaatgtctttttttagggttatcagAGATGTCTATGGTTTCTATTGTTCTTATTGCTCTgtatggttttgttttggtttttaatGAGATTCAGGAGAAATTTGTCCCATAAACTCTCCAACTGGGCTATATATGAATTATTTAATGACTATGTAGCTCCACTTTTTTGTAGATTGTAGAATGCAGAGCAGAAGCAGTTTGTCTAAGACGTATTTTGTATAGGAGAGCAAAAAGCCACTTTTGTAACTGAAAATAACagcaaaatgaaatgcaaaggCTTCTCATAGCTGCAGGTCGTGACCCCATTCGCCCTGACCTTTACTTGGTcttgtgggggggagggggcattCAGAGCTGTTTTTTTAAAGAATCTACACATTTAGTGGTGCTTGAATTTGTTTTAAACATCATTTATGGGAGAGTACAGTTGCAATGCCAACCGAGGCATATGTTATACA from Brachyhypopomus gauderio isolate BG-103 unplaced genomic scaffold, BGAUD_0.2 sc52, whole genome shotgun sequence carries:
- the kdm6ba gene encoding uncharacterized protein kdm6ba isoform X4, encoding MHHTAEQFNVRGTRDPFPLDGVNRAPWAPMTSHAWPPGPRCPPGVGQPQFLPHHPPSHMTGLNHPSKFFSNGPLTRGGEKMDLSQALLPGLQRDLRPPQVAPRPWEPMGQHCVPLPGDDHARLHSGYAAGPPPHHPRGNQLLKYGPPPSHHGSRTMPPLPDMWAQAQQQKHPLPRGPYSHAGQLKRPAPPTGEHSVIQHTPLPLNRPSEDMPSPIKRKRGSESEQHMMGSHQFSAPMRASVQQPQSHYPPPKQGFWNPLHKGTTAWNPGERKMDHMDFQESRKPGTDDFSYKQPQSSRPSPASPPSISSPGGYGQGQGPPPQLRRSSPHSLGPSHNGQLQNPAYPYPNKKTLAQTQGEQERIPPHRQRDSMLNSAGNQAPPPQTSTPADRERPAPTPAHHAAVPYSQPNFQPHPGLVQTTSPSSSSGTQVRVPQYNAHKPWRNQTKHGHHASESGPHCPLMDPQVAPSSLQQKQNRTAECQDAGTTRALPRAHVITPNMPSLEPSVPPSSRGIYSSANSVSTASSVLSAACSATRTMDSWRSTVPSVRISNCNPIPAQGISHQGTQSSTATRPLDHQEPKTNNQSPPLIHQGQGRPLHSPAGSSASPSLSSGFQRSGNSVITSRASNNIPQVASSPLQHPKPGAPATVNAAPHPRQSDPQYPKLPYQAVPTGSRASPARTYQRPQSIEDALKKLDAELQGHMRAEGKGREQDDEEKKQKRERKEGGMTVPGESSTKSLECLFSNSATEPPPPHLSPAITPSSVSPPSQTSPPFPWLSRGGVSIRPSVPGAVPLERSRPPPLTPQTDYAREKQRQRERWNSGASLSPPTHNTSGIPAPEYPCRPEPTDSLDNQTVQMSPCSSKDTPVHKSPLEVRAVGTIPNPTTLREPPKLYQAFSREPCPLTGMNTGNLHKLGSLGSSASTCSGDSDTAQFEEEPSELLPDGLANIMKMLDESIKKEEELYSGQDGGRTDPDPPFSVNVAPMKNYLCAPDLMPALKQTSTEEYLTDTHASPPVLSRQGSLASPCSRTSSVEEEEEMLKIMPKPANAISTHDSGVNITGTNYRHSDLAKLYGLPEAVKSECEEDEDDVEQEDNTPSCSPPPLRPHLHQTGVNSMFKNLASVLESQKYAYRGGPFGRPPPSALVGVKYSSSLSLGPDICRQQSTSPTSGSTTHPGFNKSQPPVNTTSEQIHPLSPSRWAPERKEEIMVSRSDHSGHEGEERVRKAPRDEEDSRIVQDSTEVVRRPKLTTISESSLAELGRSCEMMLNQPKLPSKSDHSRSGAHKMHKPEKERDQNREREHDPERKHKHSSSSKKHEERKERKKKHREKREDMSLSSSSSSSSSSSSSSSRRHKEGKPYKDKRGNMDLQSKEIREKDREREGKRKKEAASEREEWVSGCREKGIDYESARLDHLSPSCALGSADFQKLKALTDGPPKELKIRLIKVESGDRETFIASEVEEKRIPLEEISIKNTASEIIRSCKGARVRGKFRESYLHPAFSVKPILNVELPIPREKLNPPTPSIYLESKRDALSPVLLQFCTDPKNPITVIRGLAGSLRLNLGLFSTKSLVEANGDHAVEVRTQVQQPADENWDPNGTGQIWPCESSRSHTTISKYAQYQASSFQESLQEEKSSDDEDDEDEDEKKPVINLDSTSSNCSTSGPSSSEQKPGGKIIKFGTNIDLSDPKRWKPQLQELQKLPAFMRVSSSGNMLSHVGHTILGMNSVQLYMKVPGSRTPGHQENNNFCSVNINIGPGDCEWFAVHDDYWQAISDFCEKHGVDYLTGSWWPVLEDLYCSNIPVYRFIQRPGDLVWINAGTVHWVQAVGWCNNIAWNVGPLNAYQYQLALERFEWNEVKKVKSIVPMIHVSWNMARTVKISDPTAYKMIKHCLLQSMKRIQILRDQLVAEGKMISYQSRVKDEPAYYCNECDVEVFNLLFVTSENGSKKMYVVHCEDCARERNPNFSNIVVLEQYRVEDLMNIYDSFSLRGHPDGVKT
- the kdm6ba gene encoding uncharacterized protein kdm6ba isoform X5, which gives rise to MHHTAEQFNVRGTRDPFPLDGVNRAPWAPMTSHAWPPGPRCPPGVGQPQFLPHHPPSHMTGLNHPSKFFSNGPLTRGGEKMDLSQALLPGLQRDLRPPQVAPRPWEPMGQHCVPLPGDDHARLHSGYAAGPPPHHPRGNQLLKYGPPPSHHGSRTMPPLPDMWAQAQQQKHPLPRGPYSHAGQLKRPAPPTGEHSVIQHTPLPLNRPSEDMPSPIKRKRGSESEQHMMGSHQFSAPMRASVQQPQSHYPPPKQGFWNPLHKGTTAWNPGERKMDHMDFQESRKPGTDDFSYKQPQSSRPSPASPPSISSPGGYGQGQGPPPQLRRSSPHSLGPSHNGQLQNPAYPYPNKKTLAQTQGEQERIPPHRQRDSMLNSAGNQAPPPQTSTPADRERPAPTPAHHAAVPYSQPNFQPHPGLVQTTSPSSSSGTQVRVPQYNAHKPWRNQTKHGHHASESGPHCPLMDPQVAPSSLQQKQNRTAECQDAGTTRALPRAHVITPNMPSLEPSVPPSSRGIYSSANSVSTASSVLSAACSATRTMDSWRSTVPSVRISNCNPIPAQGISHQGTQSSTATRPLDHQEPKTNNQSPPLIHQGQGRPLHSPAGSSASPSLSSGFQRSGNSVITSRASNNIPQVASSPLQHPKPGAPATVNAAPHPRQSDPQYPKLPYQAVPTGSRASPARTYQRPQSIEDALKKLDAELQGHMRAEGKGREQDDEEKKQKRERKEGGMTVPGESSTKSLECLFSNSATEPPPPHLSPAITPSSVSPPSQTSPPFPWLSRGGVSIRPSVPGAVPLERSRPPPLTPQTDYAREKQRQRERWNSGASLSPPTHNTSGIPAPEYPCRPEPTDSLDNQTVQMSPCSSKDTPVHKSPLEVRAVGTIPNPTTLREPPKLYQAFSREPCPLTGMNTGNLHKLGSLGSSASTCSGDSDTAQFEEEPSELLPDGLANIMKMLDESIKKEEELYSGQDGGRTDPDPPFSVNVAPMKNYLCAPDLMPALKQTSTEEYLTDTHASPPVLSRQGSLASPCSRTSSVEEEEEMLKIMPKPANAISTHDSGVNITGTNYRHSDLAKLYGLPEAVKSECEEDEDDVEQEDNTPSCSPPPLRPHLHQTGVNSMFKNLASVLESQKYAYRGGPFGRPPPSALVGVKYSSSLSLGPDICRQQSTSPTSGSTTHPGFNKSQPPVNTTSEQIHPLSPSRWAPERKEEIMVSRSDHSGHEGEERVRKAPRDEEDSRIVQDSTEVVRRPKLTTISESSLAELGRSCEMMLNQPKLPSKSDHSRSGAHKMHKPEKERDQNREREHDPERKHKHSSSSKKHEERKERKKKHREKREDMSLSSSSSSSSSSSSSSSRRHKEGKPYKDKRGNMDLQSKEIREKDREREGKRKKEAASEREEWVSGCREKGIDYESARLDHLSPSCALGSADFQKLKALTDGPPKELKIRLIKVESGDRETFIASEVEEKRIPLEEISIKNTASEIIRSCKGARVRGKFRESYLHPAFSVKPILNVELPIPREKLNPPTPSIYLESKRDALSPVLLQFCTDPKNPITVIRGLAGSLRLNLGLFSTKSLVEANGDHAVEVRTQVQQPADENWDPNGTGQIWPCESSRSHTTISKYAQYQASSFQESLQEEKSSDDEDDEDEDEKKPVINLDSTSSNCSTSGPSSSEQKPGGKIIKFGTNIDLSDPKRWKPQLQELQKLPAFMRVSSSGNMLSHVGHTILGMNSVQLYMKVPGSRTPGHQENNNFCSVNINIGPGDCEWFAVHDDYWQAISDFCEKHGVDYLTGSWWPVLEDLYCSNIPVYRFIQRPGDLVWINAGTVHWVQAVGWCNNIAWNVGPLNAYQYQLALERFEWNEVKKVKSIVPMIHVSWNMARTVKISDPTAYKMIKHCLLQSMKHIQILRDQLVAEGKKISYQSRVKDEPAYYCNECDVEVFNLLFVTSENGSKKMYVVHCEDCARERSPNLCNVVVLEQYRTEDLMNIYDSFSLASAPSSR
- the kdm6ba gene encoding uncharacterized protein kdm6ba isoform X6, which codes for MHHTAEQFNVRGTRDPFPLDGVNRAPWAPMTSHAWPPGPRCPPGVGQPQFLPHHPPSHMTGLNHPSKFFSNGPLTRGGEKMDLSQALLPGLQRDLRPPQVAPRPWEPMGQHCVPLPGDDHARLHSGYAAGPPPHHPRGNQLLKYGPPPSHHGSRTMPPLPDMWAQAQQQKHPLPRGPYSHAGQLKRPAPPTGEHSVIQHTPLPLNRPSEDMPSPIKRKRGSESEQHMMGSHQFSAPMRASVQQPQSHYPPPKQGFWNPLHKGTTAWNPGERKMDHMDFQESRKPGTDDFSYKQPQSSRPSPASPPSISSPGGYGQGQGPPPQLRRSSPHSLGPSHNGQLQNPAYPYPNKKTLAQTQGEQERIPPHRQRDSMLNSAGNQAPPPQTSTPADRERPAPTPAHHAAVPYSQPNFQPHPGLVQTTSPSSSSGTQVRVPQYNAHKPWRNQTKHGHHASESGPHCPLMDPQVAPSSLQQKQNRTAECQDAGTTRALPRAHVITPNMPSLEPSVPPSSRGIYSSANSVSTASSVLSAACSATRTMDSWRSTVPSVRISNCNPIPAQGISHQGTQSSTATRPLDHQEPKTNNQSPPLIHQGQGRPLHSPAGSSASPSLSSGFQRSGNSVITSRASNNIPQVASSPLQHPKPGAPATVNAAPHPRQSDPQYPKLPYQAVPTGSRASPARTYQRPQSIEDALKKLDAELQGHMRAEGKGREQDDEEKKQKRERKEGGMTVPGESSTKSLECLFSNSATEPPPPHLSPAITPSSVSPPSQTSPPFPWLSRGGVSIRPSVPGAVPLERSRPPPLTPQTDYAREKQRQRERWNSGASLSPPTHNTSGIPAPEYPCRPEPTDSLDNQTVQMSPCSSKDTPVHKSPLEVRAVGTIPNPTTLREPPKLYQAFSREPCPLTGMNTGNLHKLGSLGSSASTCSGDSDTAQFEEEPSELLPDGLANIMKMLDESIKKEEELYSGQDGGRTDPDPPFSVNVAPMKNYLCAPDLMPALKQTSTEEYLTDTHASPPVLSRQGSLASPCSRTSSVEEEEEMLKIMPKPANAISTHDSGVNITGTNYRHSDLAKLYGLPEAVKSECEEDEDDVEQEDNTPSCSPPPLRPHLHQTGVNSMFKNLASVLESQKYAYRGGPFGRPPPSALVGVKYSSSLSLGPDICRQQSTSPTSGSTTHPGFNKSQPPVNTTSEQIHPLSPSRWAPERKEEIMVSRSDHSGHEGEERVRKAPRDEEDSRIVQDSTEVVRRPKLTTISESSLAELGRSCEMMLNQPKLPSKSDHSRSGAHKMHKPEKERDQNREREHDPERKHKHSSSSKKHEERKERKKKHREKREDMSLSSSSSSSSSSSSSSSRRHKEGKPYKDKRGNMDLQSKEIREKDREREGKRKKEAASEREEWVSGCREKGIDYESARLDHLSPSCALGSADFQKLKALTDGPPKELKIRLIKVESGDRETFIASEVEEKRIPLEEISIKNTASEIIRSCKGARVRGKFRESYLHPAFSVKPILNVELPIPREKLNPPTPSIYLESKRDALSPVLLQFCTDPKNPITVIRGLAGSLRLNLGLFSTKSLVEANGDHAVEVRTQVQQPADENWDPNGTGQIWPCESSRSHTTISKYAQYQASSFQESLQEEKSSDDEDDEDEDEKKPVINLDSTSSNCSTSGPSSEQKPGGKIIKFGTNIDLSDPKRWKPQLQELQKLPAFMRVSSSGNMLSHVGHTILGMNSVQLYMKVPGSRTPGHQENNNFCSVNINIGPGDCEWFAVHDDYWQAISDFCEKHGVDYLTGSWWPVLEDLYCSNIPVYRFIQRPGDLVWINAGTVHWVQAVGWCNNIAWNVGPLNAYQYQLALERFEWNEVKKVKSIVPMIHVSWNMARTVKISDPTAYKMIKHCLLQSMKHIQILRDQLVAEGKKISYQSRVKDEPAYYCNECDVEVFNLLFVTSENGSKKMYVVHCEDCARERSPNLCNVVVLEQYRTEDLMNIYDSFSLASAPSSR